A single Triticum dicoccoides isolate Atlit2015 ecotype Zavitan chromosome 2A, WEW_v2.0, whole genome shotgun sequence DNA region contains:
- the LOC119355657 gene encoding AP2-like ethylene-responsive transcription factor BBM1 yields MASANNWLGFSLSGQGSHPQPHQNGSPAAAAIDSDFYGLQAQTAPDAHLGMSGLRADANYGVMDAFNGGTQETQDWAMRGLDYHGGSSELSMLVGSSGGRMTVDDGEAPKLEDFLGGNSFSDVQDHAGSYLFSSGSAMGSGAASGSHGVDGRGGSTIELSMIKTWLRNDNNEAQHDQEMSADASATSYACSGAPGSTSNGVGVASSRGQGLALSMSMGSNSHPQMPVVPAAVGTESTSSENKRVDSPSAGTADAVQRKSIDTFGQRTSIYRGVTRHRWTGRYEAHLWDNSCRREGQTRKGKQVYLGGYDKEDKAARAYDLAALKYWGTTTTTNIPISTYEKEIEEMKHMTRQEYIAYLRRNSSGFSRGASKYRGVTRHHQQGRWQARIGRVAGNKDLYLGTFTTEEEAAEAYDIAAIKFRGLNAVTNFEMSRYDVKSILEGSTLPVGGAARRLKEAAELAEAGVWRAEDGSIVSHLQADAMAGCHHGWPTSIAFGSHQQQQSAAQLALHYPYGVGGQARGWCKPEQDAVIAAGHGGQNMQELHLGSGGSTHNFFQPASRTAVYGNGGGGAWYQGLGGNAYMMPVGTVVDADQGHSGSTATTEEGRLVGYGGEAGVDPYAAMRRAYELSQGSSSVSVAKVADGYSNNWSSPFNGMG; encoded by the exons ATGGCTTCGGCGAACAACTGGCTGGGCTTCTCGCTCTCCGGCCAAGGGAGCCACCCGCAGCCCCACCAGAAcggctcacccgccgccgccgccatcgacagCGACTTCTATGGCCTGCAAGCCCAGACGGCGCCGGATGCGCACCTCGGCATGTCTGGCCTCCGGGCCGACGCCAACTACGGCGTCATGGATGCCTTCAACGGAGGCACCCAGGAAACCCAAG ATTGGGCAATGAGGGGTTTGGACTACCACGGCGGCTCCTCCGAGCTGTCGATGCTAGTTGGCTCGAGCGGCGGGAGgatgacggtggacgacggcgaggcgccGAAGCTCGAGGACTTCCTCGGCGGCAACTCTTTCTCCGACGTGCAGGATCACGCAGGCAGCTACCTGTTCTCGTCCGGAAGCGCGATGGGCAGCGGCGCGGCGTCTGGTTCGCACGGCGTCGATGGCCGTGGCGGCAGCACCATAGAGCTGTCCATGATCAAGACTTGGCTCCGGAACGACAATAACGAGGCGCAGCATGACCAGGAGATGAGCGCCGACGCGAGCGCGACCAGCTATGCGTGCTCCGGCGCGCCAGGGAGCACTAGCAACGGCGTGGGCGTGGCGAGCTCGCGTGGGCAGGGCCTAGCGCTCTCCATGAGCATGGGGTCGAACTCGCACCCGCAGATGCCGGTGGTCCCGGCGGCGGTGGGGACGGAGAGCACGTCGTCGGAGAACAAGCGGGTGGATTCGCCGAGCGCCGGCACGGCAGACGCCGTCCAGAGGAAATCCATCGACACCTTCGGCCAAAGGACCTCGATCTACCGAGGTGTAACAAG GCATAGATGGACAGGGCGGTATGAGGCGCATCTGTGGGACAATAGTTGCAGGAGGGAGGGGCAGACTCGCAAGGGGAAACAAG TTTATCTGG GCGGTTATGACAAAGAAGACAAGGCAGCTAGGGCTTATGATCTGGCAGCTCTAAAATATTGGGGCACAACCACAACAACAAATATCCCA ATAAGTACTTATGAGAAGGAGATAGAGGAAATGAAACATATGACCAGGCAGGAGTACATTGCATATCTTAGGAG GAATAGTAGTGGGTTTTCTCGTGGCGCATCAAAATATCGCGGCGTAACCAG GCATCATCAGCAAGGAAGATGGCAAGCAAGGATAGGGAGGGTCGCGGGCAACAAGGATCTCTACCTCGGCACCTTCA CGACCGAGGAGGAGGCCGCGGAGGCGTACGACATCGCCGCCATCAAGTTCCGCGGGCTCAACGCCGTCACCAACTTCGAGATGAGCCGCTACGACGTCAAGAGCATCCTGGAGGGCAGCACGCTGCCGGTCGGCGGCGCGGCCAGGCGCCTCAAGGAGGcggccgagctcgccgaggccggcGTGTGGCGGGCGGAGGACGGCAGCATCGTCTCGCACCTGCAGGCCGACGCCATGGCCGGGTGCCACCACGGCTGGCCGACGTCCATCGCCTTCGGCAGCCACCAGCAGCAGCAGTCCGCGGCGCAGCTCGCCCTGCACTACCCGTACGGCGTTGGCGGGCAGGCCCGCGGGTGGTGTAAGCCGGAGCAGGACGCGGTGATCGCGGCCGGGCACGGCGGGCAGAACATGCAGGAGCTGCACCTGGGGAGCGGAGGCAGCACCCAcaacttcttccagccggcgtcgaGGACCGCGGTCTACGGCAACGGCGGTGGCGGCGCCTGGTACCAAGGCCTCGGAGGCAACGCGTACATGATGCCGGTGGGCACGGTGGTGGACGCCGACCAGGGGCACAGCGGCAGCACGGCGACGACGGAGGAGGGGAGGCTCGTGGGCTACGGCGGCGAGGCTGGCGTCGACCCGTACGCGGCCATGAGGCGCGCCTACGAGCTCTCCCAGGGCTCGTCGTCCGTGAGCGTCGCCAAGGTGGCGGACGGCTACTCCAACAACTGGAGCTCGCCGTTCAATGGCATGGGGTGA